From one Lycium ferocissimum isolate CSIRO_LF1 chromosome 7, AGI_CSIRO_Lferr_CH_V1, whole genome shotgun sequence genomic stretch:
- the LOC132062715 gene encoding nectarin-1-like — MAAFRKMLPLIVVIMALLAINSDKACAGDPDMLQDICVADLNSTTKVNGFTCKNTFSAADFSSMVISKPGAITNMFGSLVTGANVQGIPGLNTLGVSMARIDFAPGGINPPHTHPRATEMIYVLYGTLDVGFITTANVLVSKRIVQGEVFVFPRGLVHFQKNNGKVPAAVIAGFNSQLPGTQSLATTLFAASPAVPDDVLGQAFQINTPQVQFIKSKFAPK, encoded by the exons ATGGCTGCCTTTAGAAAGATGCTTCCTTTAATTGTGGTAATTATGGCATTATTAGCCATCAACTCAGATAAAGCTTGTGCTGGAGACCCAGATATGCTCCAGGATATTTGTGTTGCTGACCTTAACTCAA CCACGAAGGTGAACGGATTTACATGCAAGAACACGTTCTCGGCGGCTGATTTCTCGTCAATGGTCATTTCAAAACCAGGAGCCATCACCAACATGTTTGGCTCCTTAGTCACTGGAGCAAACGTTCAGGGTATCCCTGGCCTTAACACACTTGGTGTGTCAATGGCTCGTATCGACTTCGCTCCCGGTGGCATTAACCCACCCCACACCCACCCACGAGCCACCGAGATGATTTATGTCTTATATGGTACATTGGATGTTGGCTTCATTACCACAGCCAATGTCTTGGTCTCTAAGCGCATTGTACAAGGAGAAGTCTTTGTTTTTCCTAGAGGACTTGTTCATTTCCAAAAGAATAATGGTAAAGTTCCAGCAGCTGTTATTGCTGGCTTTAATAGCCAGTTACCTGGTACACAGTCTCTTGCGACAACGTTGTTTGCAGCTTCACCAGCTGTTCCTGATGATGTCTTGGGTCAAGCATTCCAGATTAATACTCCACAAGTTCAGTTTATTAAGTCAAAATTTGCCCCCAAGTAA